From a region of the Phragmites australis chromosome 21, lpPhrAust1.1, whole genome shotgun sequence genome:
- the LOC133903436 gene encoding glutathione reductase, chloroplastic-like — MAAATFPSPSSASAAAVRTLARFLSPRYPLHLYASRRGRHHPLAAAASSGALRLRRPLSASAASEGNNGTVPAGGGGREYDYDLFTIGAGSGGMRASRAASSFYGARAAVCEMPFATVASDALGGVGGTCVLRGCVPKKLMVYASKYSHEFEESRGFGWMYEADPKHDWRTLIANKNLELQRLVGIQTNMLKNSGVTIIEGRGKIVDSHTVSVDGKHYTAKNILIAVGGRPSMPNIPGIEHVIDSDAALDLPSRPEKIAIVGGGYIALEFAGIFNGLKSDVHVFIRQKKVLRGFDEEVRDFVAEQMSLRGITFHIEQTPQAVTKSDDGLLSLKTNNGTIGAFSHVMFATGRKPNTKNLGLEEVGVKMDEHGAIVVDEYSRTSVDSIWAVGDVTNRLNLTPVALMEGGALARTIFSNEPTKPDYSAVPSAVFSQPPIGQVGLTEGKAIKKYGDVDVYTANFRPLRATLSGLPDRVYMKVIVCANTNKVLGVHMCGEDAPEIIQGIAVAVKAGLTKQNFDATVGVHPTTAEEFVTMKNPTRKVRRDTSAEGKTQDEAVSQK, encoded by the exons ATGGCGGCAGCGACCTTCCCCTCCCCATCCTCCGCCTCTGCCGCCGCGGTGCGGACCCTAGCCCGCTTCCTCTCCCCGCGCTACCCGCTCCACCTCTACGCCTCCCGCCGTGGCCGCCACCACCCCCTCGCCGCCGCAGCGTCGTCCGGggccctccgcctccgccgcccgcTCTCCGCCTCCGCGGCCTCCGAGGGGAACAACGGCACCGTTCCCGCGGGAGGTGGGGGGAGGGAGTACGACTACGACCTCTTCACCATCGGCGCCGGGAGCGGGGGCATGCGGGCGTCGCGCGCCGCCTCGTCGTTCTACGGCGCTCGCGCCGCCGTCTGCGAGATGCCCTTTGCCACTGTCGCGTCCGACGCTCTCGGCGGCGTTGGTGGCAC ATGTGTGCTCCGGGGCTGTGTTCCAAAGAAATTGATGGTGTATGCATCCAAATATTCTCATGAGTTTGAAGAGAGTCGTGGATTTGGGTGGATGTATGAGGCTGATCCAAAGCATGACTGGAGAACTCTGATAGCCAACAAGAATTTAGAGTTGCAGCGCCTCGTAGGAATTCAGACAAACATGCTGAAGAATTCAGGGGTTACTATAATTGAAGGCCGTGGAAAG ATTGTTGATTCACATACTGTCAGTGTTGATGGGAAGCATTACACTGCCAAAAACATACTTATTGCTGTCGGTGGTCGACCGTCCATGCCAAACATCCCAGGAATAGAGCATGTCATTGATTCTGATGCTGCATTGGATTTGCCTTCTAGACCTGAGAAGATTGCAATAGTGGGAGGTGGATATATTGCTTTGGAGTTTGCTGGTATTTTCAATGGTTTGAAGAGTGATGTTCATGTTTTTATCCGGCAGAAGAAAGTGCTAAGAGGCTTTGATGAGGAG GTCAGGGATTTTGTTGCTGAACAGATGTCTTTGAGGGGTATCACATTTCATATAGAACAGACTCCTCAAGCAGTAACTAAATCAGATGATGGTTTGCTGTCTCTGAAGACGAACAATGGAACTATCGGTGCGTTCTCACATGTTATGTTTGCAACAGGTCGAAAACCAAATACAAAG AATTTGGGACTCGAAGAGGTTGGGGTCAAAATGGACGAGCATGGTGCTATTGTG GTTGATGAGTATTCTCGGACCTCAGTTGATTCAATTTGGGCTGTGGGGGATGTCACTAATAGGCTGAACCTGACTCCTGTTGCATTAATGGAAGGCGGGGCATTAGCAAGGACAATATTCAGCAATGAACCTACCAAACCAGATTACAG TGCTGTGCCATCCGCGGTCTTTTCTCAACCACCAATTGGACAAGTTGGCCTTACTGAAGGGAag GCTATCAAAAAGTATGGAGATGTTGATGTCTACACAGCAAACTTCAGACCTCTCAGGGCTACTCTTTCTGGGCTACCTGATCGTGTGTATATGAAGGTTATTGTGTGTGCTAATACAAACAAAGTCCTTGGAGTACACATGTGCGGTGAAGATGCACCTGAGATTATTCag GGCATTGCAGTTGCTGTTAAGGCTGGGTTGACGAAGCAAAATTTTGATGCCACTGTTGGTGTTCACCCAACGACCGCTGAAGAATTTGTCACAATGAAGAACCCAACTAGGAAGGTCCGGAGAGATACTTCAGCTGAG GGAAAGACTCAAGATGAGGCTGTAAGTCAGAAGTAG
- the LOC133904112 gene encoding ent-copalyl diphosphate synthase AN1, chloroplastic-like isoform X1 yields MEIHSPRALVGGSPRWCALAKGELRYSYRTVRAAADSAKLLREGSCRICGEVVAGPRGTRVAGCRRTQAHAADEVSHAQAPSGFQTTVIESETEIAKWPGKPHDLDDYQYQVTPEADGTDLQPLIDRVRAMLRSMNDGEISISAYDTAWVALVPKLDGGEGPQFPATVRWIIDNQLSDGSWGDSALFSAYDRMANTLACVVALTKWSLESEKCKTGLSFLHENMWRLAEEEQELMPIGFEIAFPSLIQTARSLGIDFPYDHPALQSIYSNRDIKLKRIPKDMMHRVPTSILHSLEGMPDLDWAKLLNLQSSDGSFLYSPSATAYALMQTGDKKCFKYIDSIVKKFDGGVPNVYPVDLFEHIWVVDRLERLGISRYFQREIKQCMDYVNRHWSEEGICWARNSNVKDVDDTAMAFRLLRLHGYIVSPSVFKNFEKDGEFFCFVGQSTQAVTGMYNLNRAAQIGFQGEDVLHRARIFSYEFLRQREARGMLRDKWIIAKDLVGEVQYTLDFPWYSSLPRVEARTYLDQYGGKDDVWIGKTLYRMPLVNNDEYFELARMDFNRCQVIHQLEWNGIQMWYIENGLETFGVSPEDVLRAYFLAAACIFEPSRAAERLAWARVSLLANTISTHLHNNLSDKKRLEHFVRCLYEQSDVSWLKRNSKDDILVRALQQLTDLLAQEATPIHERQNYIHNLLRLAWTEWLMQKTNKEDDKYNISSVMEPRYMVHDSQTCLLLVHIIEICAGRIDEAASVINNKNGDWFIQLTCSICDNFNHKMSLSQDTEKNEARINCINKEIELNMQELARSVLLRSDEKTNNCKTKQTLWAAVKSSYYATHCPSYVMDRHVSRVMFEPV; encoded by the exons ATGGAGATCCACTCGCCGCGGGCCCTCGTCGGCGGGTCGCCGCGGTGGTGTGCTCTCGCGAAAGGTGAGCTCCGTTATTCCTACCGTACCGTACGTGCAGCAGCGGACTCAGCGAAGTTGTTGAGAGAAG GATCATGCCGTATCTGCGGCGAAGTGGTGGCGGGGCCCCGGGGCACGCGCGTCGCCGGGTGTAGGAGGACCCAAGCGCACGCCGCCGACGAGGTATCCCATGCCCAAG CACCTTCTGGGTTCCAAACCACCGTCATCGAAAGCGAGACTGAAATCGCAAAATGGCCTGGGAAACCACATGATCTTGATGACTACCAGTACCAAGTGACGCCTGAG GCTGATGGGACGGACTTGCAGCCACTGATTGATCGAGTCAGGGCAATGCTAAGATCAATGAACGACGGGGAGATCAGCATCTCGGCGTATGACACGGCCTGGGTCGCGCTGGTGCCCAAGCTGGACGGCGGCGAGGGCCCCCAATTCCCGGCCACCGTCCGTTGGATCATCGACAACCAGCTGTCTGACGGCTCCTGGGGCGATTCGGCCTTGTTCTCTGCCTACGACCGTATGGCAAACACCCTTGCCTGTGTTGTTGCACTGACAAAATGGTCTCTTGAGTCTGAAAAATGCAAGACAG GACTCTCTTTTCTCCATGAGAACATGTGGAGGTTAGCAGAGGAAGAGCAAGAGTTGATGCCCATCGGCTTCGAAATCGCATTCCCTTCTCTCATTCAGACAGCTAGGAGCTTGGGCATTGACTTCCCATATGATCATCCTGCTTTACAGAGCATATACTCTAACAGAGATATCAAGCTGAAGAG GATCCCAAAGGACATGATGCATAGAGTTCCTACATCAATTCTGCACAGCCTTGAAGGAATGCCTGATCTGGACTGGGCAAAGCTTCTAAATCTCCAATCAAGTGATGGATCCTTCCTGTATTCTCCTTCAGCTACTGCATATGCTCTTATGCAAACTGGTGACAAGAAGTGCTTCAAATATATCGATAGCATAGTCAAAAAATTCGACGGGGGAG TCCCCAATGTTTATCCTGTCGATCTTTTTGAGCACATTTGGGTCGTTGATCGATTAGAGCGTCTCGGGATATCGCGTTACTTCCAACGAGAGATTAAACAATGCATGGATTATGTCAACAG GCACTGGTCTGAAGAAGGGATTTGCTGGGCTAGGAACTCCAATGTAAAAGATGTGGATGACACGGCTATGGCTTTCCGACTACTACGGCTTCATGGATATATTGTCTCACCAA GTGTGTTTAAGAATTTTGAGAAGGATGGGgagttcttttgttttgtgggGCAATCAACTCAAGCTGTCACTGGGATGTATAATCTCAATAGAGCAGCTCAGATAGGTTTTCAAGGGGAGGATGTTTTGCACCGTGCTAGGATCTTCTCATACGAGTTTCTCAGACAAAGAGAAGCCCGTGGCATGCTCCGTGATAAATGGATCATTGCTAAGGATCTAGTTGGCGAG GTACAATATACACTAGACTTTCCTTGGTATTCAAGCTTGCCACGTGTAGAGGCAAGAACCTACCTAGATCAATATGGTGGTAAGGATGATGTCTGGATCGGAAAGACTCTATACAG GATGCCTCTTGTGAATAACGATGAATATTTTGAATTGGCAAGAATGGATTTCAACCGTTGCCAAGTTATACATCAGCTTGAGTGGAATGGTATTCAAAT GTGGTACATTGAGAATGGCCTTGAGACTTTTGGAGTGTCACCAGAAGATGTTTTAAGAGCTTATTTTCTAGCTGCTGCTTGCATTTTTGAACCAAGCCGTGCTGCTGAGCGGCTTGCATGGGCTAGAGTGTCATTGCTTGCCAACACAATTTCTACTCATCTTCATAACAATTTGTCGGACAAGAAAAGGTTGGAACATTTTGTGCGTTGTCTCTATGAACAAAGTGATGTATCATG GCTTAAAAGAAATTCAAAAGATGATATTCTTGTGAGGGCACTTCAGCAACTTACTGATTTATTGGCACAAGAAGCAACACCAATTCACGAAAGGCAAAATTACATCCACAATCTCTTGAGACTTGCA TGGACTGAATGGCTGATGCAAAAGACAAATAAAGAAGATGACAAATATAATATATCTAGTGTTATGGAACCACGGTACATGGTTCATGACTCGCAAACATGTTTGCTTTTAGTTCACATTATTGAGATTTGTGCTGGACGAATTGATGAGGCTGCATCTGTGATAAACAACAAGAATGGCGATTGGTTTATTCAACTCACATGCTCTATTTGTGACAATTTTAACCACAAGATGTCACTATCTCAG GATACCGAGAAGAATGAGGCAAGAATAAACTGCATTAACAAGGAAATTGAGTTGAATATGCAAGAGCTTGCTCGATCTGTCCTCCTGAGATCGGATGAGAAAACCAATAACTGCAAGACCAAGCAAACCTTATGGGCTGCTGTAAAAAGCTCTTACTATGCTACTCATTGCCCATCATATGTGATGGATAGGCATGTTTCCAGAGTAATGTTTGAGCCTGTTTAA
- the LOC133904112 gene encoding ent-copalyl diphosphate synthase AN1, chloroplastic-like isoform X2, translating into MEIHSPRALVGGSPRWCALAKGSCRICGEVVAGPRGTRVAGCRRTQAHAADEVSHAQAPSGFQTTVIESETEIAKWPGKPHDLDDYQYQVTPEADGTDLQPLIDRVRAMLRSMNDGEISISAYDTAWVALVPKLDGGEGPQFPATVRWIIDNQLSDGSWGDSALFSAYDRMANTLACVVALTKWSLESEKCKTGLSFLHENMWRLAEEEQELMPIGFEIAFPSLIQTARSLGIDFPYDHPALQSIYSNRDIKLKRIPKDMMHRVPTSILHSLEGMPDLDWAKLLNLQSSDGSFLYSPSATAYALMQTGDKKCFKYIDSIVKKFDGGVPNVYPVDLFEHIWVVDRLERLGISRYFQREIKQCMDYVNRHWSEEGICWARNSNVKDVDDTAMAFRLLRLHGYIVSPSVFKNFEKDGEFFCFVGQSTQAVTGMYNLNRAAQIGFQGEDVLHRARIFSYEFLRQREARGMLRDKWIIAKDLVGEVQYTLDFPWYSSLPRVEARTYLDQYGGKDDVWIGKTLYRMPLVNNDEYFELARMDFNRCQVIHQLEWNGIQMWYIENGLETFGVSPEDVLRAYFLAAACIFEPSRAAERLAWARVSLLANTISTHLHNNLSDKKRLEHFVRCLYEQSDVSWLKRNSKDDILVRALQQLTDLLAQEATPIHERQNYIHNLLRLAWTEWLMQKTNKEDDKYNISSVMEPRYMVHDSQTCLLLVHIIEICAGRIDEAASVINNKNGDWFIQLTCSICDNFNHKMSLSQDTEKNEARINCINKEIELNMQELARSVLLRSDEKTNNCKTKQTLWAAVKSSYYATHCPSYVMDRHVSRVMFEPV; encoded by the exons ATGGAGATCCACTCGCCGCGGGCCCTCGTCGGCGGGTCGCCGCGGTGGTGTGCTCTCGCGAAAG GATCATGCCGTATCTGCGGCGAAGTGGTGGCGGGGCCCCGGGGCACGCGCGTCGCCGGGTGTAGGAGGACCCAAGCGCACGCCGCCGACGAGGTATCCCATGCCCAAG CACCTTCTGGGTTCCAAACCACCGTCATCGAAAGCGAGACTGAAATCGCAAAATGGCCTGGGAAACCACATGATCTTGATGACTACCAGTACCAAGTGACGCCTGAG GCTGATGGGACGGACTTGCAGCCACTGATTGATCGAGTCAGGGCAATGCTAAGATCAATGAACGACGGGGAGATCAGCATCTCGGCGTATGACACGGCCTGGGTCGCGCTGGTGCCCAAGCTGGACGGCGGCGAGGGCCCCCAATTCCCGGCCACCGTCCGTTGGATCATCGACAACCAGCTGTCTGACGGCTCCTGGGGCGATTCGGCCTTGTTCTCTGCCTACGACCGTATGGCAAACACCCTTGCCTGTGTTGTTGCACTGACAAAATGGTCTCTTGAGTCTGAAAAATGCAAGACAG GACTCTCTTTTCTCCATGAGAACATGTGGAGGTTAGCAGAGGAAGAGCAAGAGTTGATGCCCATCGGCTTCGAAATCGCATTCCCTTCTCTCATTCAGACAGCTAGGAGCTTGGGCATTGACTTCCCATATGATCATCCTGCTTTACAGAGCATATACTCTAACAGAGATATCAAGCTGAAGAG GATCCCAAAGGACATGATGCATAGAGTTCCTACATCAATTCTGCACAGCCTTGAAGGAATGCCTGATCTGGACTGGGCAAAGCTTCTAAATCTCCAATCAAGTGATGGATCCTTCCTGTATTCTCCTTCAGCTACTGCATATGCTCTTATGCAAACTGGTGACAAGAAGTGCTTCAAATATATCGATAGCATAGTCAAAAAATTCGACGGGGGAG TCCCCAATGTTTATCCTGTCGATCTTTTTGAGCACATTTGGGTCGTTGATCGATTAGAGCGTCTCGGGATATCGCGTTACTTCCAACGAGAGATTAAACAATGCATGGATTATGTCAACAG GCACTGGTCTGAAGAAGGGATTTGCTGGGCTAGGAACTCCAATGTAAAAGATGTGGATGACACGGCTATGGCTTTCCGACTACTACGGCTTCATGGATATATTGTCTCACCAA GTGTGTTTAAGAATTTTGAGAAGGATGGGgagttcttttgttttgtgggGCAATCAACTCAAGCTGTCACTGGGATGTATAATCTCAATAGAGCAGCTCAGATAGGTTTTCAAGGGGAGGATGTTTTGCACCGTGCTAGGATCTTCTCATACGAGTTTCTCAGACAAAGAGAAGCCCGTGGCATGCTCCGTGATAAATGGATCATTGCTAAGGATCTAGTTGGCGAG GTACAATATACACTAGACTTTCCTTGGTATTCAAGCTTGCCACGTGTAGAGGCAAGAACCTACCTAGATCAATATGGTGGTAAGGATGATGTCTGGATCGGAAAGACTCTATACAG GATGCCTCTTGTGAATAACGATGAATATTTTGAATTGGCAAGAATGGATTTCAACCGTTGCCAAGTTATACATCAGCTTGAGTGGAATGGTATTCAAAT GTGGTACATTGAGAATGGCCTTGAGACTTTTGGAGTGTCACCAGAAGATGTTTTAAGAGCTTATTTTCTAGCTGCTGCTTGCATTTTTGAACCAAGCCGTGCTGCTGAGCGGCTTGCATGGGCTAGAGTGTCATTGCTTGCCAACACAATTTCTACTCATCTTCATAACAATTTGTCGGACAAGAAAAGGTTGGAACATTTTGTGCGTTGTCTCTATGAACAAAGTGATGTATCATG GCTTAAAAGAAATTCAAAAGATGATATTCTTGTGAGGGCACTTCAGCAACTTACTGATTTATTGGCACAAGAAGCAACACCAATTCACGAAAGGCAAAATTACATCCACAATCTCTTGAGACTTGCA TGGACTGAATGGCTGATGCAAAAGACAAATAAAGAAGATGACAAATATAATATATCTAGTGTTATGGAACCACGGTACATGGTTCATGACTCGCAAACATGTTTGCTTTTAGTTCACATTATTGAGATTTGTGCTGGACGAATTGATGAGGCTGCATCTGTGATAAACAACAAGAATGGCGATTGGTTTATTCAACTCACATGCTCTATTTGTGACAATTTTAACCACAAGATGTCACTATCTCAG GATACCGAGAAGAATGAGGCAAGAATAAACTGCATTAACAAGGAAATTGAGTTGAATATGCAAGAGCTTGCTCGATCTGTCCTCCTGAGATCGGATGAGAAAACCAATAACTGCAAGACCAAGCAAACCTTATGGGCTGCTGTAAAAAGCTCTTACTATGCTACTCATTGCCCATCATATGTGATGGATAGGCATGTTTCCAGAGTAATGTTTGAGCCTGTTTAA